A region from the Ptychodera flava strain L36383 chromosome 12, AS_Pfla_20210202, whole genome shotgun sequence genome encodes:
- the LOC139145616 gene encoding sulfotransferase 1C4-like, producing MTASEGFHYYEGVLFYDGLLPASSLDAARKLKVREDDVFVMTYPKSGTTWLQQIVSLIRNSDDISSTDEVPLTKRVPFLEVVPPGEERIPISKVLDTMESPRYIKTHLIKRLLPPDIFTVKPKVLYLARNPKDVLISFYDFKAHPWSWKEYFDNFLKGNVCFGSWFENVEYWWEHRNDDNVLFLFYEDMIRDLKGHVRKIADFLNKSLDDATLDEITRRSSFNVMKENPNANFKAPFREGMRKLNRGKPGIWKSRLTEAENEAMEKAFSGRMKEMKIEFPFYSYDDD from the exons ATGACGGCTTCAGAAGGATTTCACTATTACGAAGGCGTGCTCTTTTACGACGGGCTACTCCCAGCCTCATCACTGGACGCAGCGAGGAAGCTCAAAGTTCGGGAGGATGATGTGTTTGTAATGACTTATCCCAAGTCGG GTACGACATGGCTGCAACAAATTGTCTCTCTGATAAGGAACAGTGACGACATAAGCTCAACAGACGAAGTACCATTAACAAAGCGGGTACCATTTCTGGAAGTAGTCCCCCCGGGAGAAGAGCGTATCCCAATTTCTAAAGTGCTGGATACCATGGAATCGCCAAGATATATAAAGACACATCTCATCAAACGATTGCTGCCTCCTGACATATTCACGGTCAAACCAAAG GTGTTGTATTTGGCCCGGAATCCAAAAGATGTGCTGATAtcattttatgactttaaaGCTCATCCCTGGTCATGGAAggaatattttgacaatttcctGAAAGGAAACG TTTGTTTTGGTTCCTGGTTTGAAAACGTTGAGTACTGGTGGGAACACCGCAATGACGACAACGTGCTGTTTCTTTTTTATGAAGACATGATACGG GATCTGAAAGGTCACGTCCGTAAAATCGCTGACTTTTTGAACAAATCCTTGGACGACGCTACTCTGGATGAAATAACTCGTCGGTCGTCCTTCAACGTCATGAAGGAGAACCCAAACGCGAACTTTAAGGCACCGTTTCGTGAAGGAATGAGGAAATTAAACAGAG GTAAACCCGGGATTTGGAAGAGTCGCCTTACTGAAGCTGAAAATGAAGCCATGGAAAAGGCTTTCAGTGGgagaatgaaagaaatgaagatTGAATTCCCCTTCTACTCCTACGATGACGATTGA